Proteins encoded in a region of the Planctomycetaceae bacterium genome:
- the purN gene encoding phosphoribosylglycinamide formyltransferase, producing MNTRQDSSNRIRIGVLLSGGGRTLTNILDRIGRGELNAQVVVVIASRPCNGIALGEQSKIPTHLIPYKQMPDVQAYSDEICKLLDAANVDLVVQAGFLSLWHVPPHYQGRVMNIHPALLPSFGGHGMYGHHVHEAVLAAGCKVSGCTVHFVTNEYDRGPIIVQKCVPVEEGDTPDALAARVFEAECQAYPKAISLFAQGRLTIDASVVHIRD from the coding sequence GTGAATACGCGACAGGACAGTTCAAACCGCATCCGCATCGGAGTGCTTCTCTCCGGCGGCGGGCGGACGCTGACGAACATTCTCGACCGCATCGGCCGCGGCGAACTCAACGCCCAGGTTGTCGTCGTCATCGCCAGCCGCCCGTGCAACGGCATCGCCCTGGGCGAGCAGTCGAAGATCCCCACGCACCTGATCCCCTACAAGCAGATGCCCGATGTGCAGGCGTACTCCGACGAAATCTGCAAGCTACTCGACGCCGCCAACGTCGACCTTGTCGTCCAAGCCGGCTTCCTCTCACTCTGGCACGTGCCGCCGCACTACCAGGGGCGCGTCATGAACATCCACCCCGCCCTGCTGCCGTCCTTCGGCGGCCACGGAATGTACGGCCACCACGTGCATGAAGCGGTGCTGGCCGCCGGGTGCAAAGTCTCCGGCTGCACCGTGCATTTCGTGACCAACGAGTACGATCGCGGCCCCATCATCGTGCAGAAATGCGTGCCCGTCGAAGAAGGCGACACTCCAGACGCCCTGGCCGCGCGGGTCTTCGAAGCCGAATGCCAGGCGTATCCCAAGGCTATCTCGCTCTTCGCCCAAGGCCGCCTGACCATCGACGCCAGCGTGGTGCATATCCGCGACTGA
- a CDS encoding ABC transporter permease → MIYLPLANILHHSLRSVLSALGIGVGVCMLIALAGLASGTVGEVADRWESVDADLIVFPRGWGDNAVNKSGSALSDKLVSLILASHGDIVERAVPVFTDNVKFGRQNQMVAGVDPHQWDMLSGGRRLSAGRLFDRDNRFAAWIEQQLLTERAEELSIEPADLSSPQHNGLEIVIDERLAAVEGYRVGDVVSGANHQWTVTGIVPAGAMTRVFMPRRTAQYLFGSGNISRSTLIFIKLKRGVNAGPAARAIEATVENDVKGISEYRGMLLRTWKMMFTYINIVNGIAVAIAFLFTMITLYTMVLQQRREIAILKSCGAGWAFILRQVLGEAMLLAAGGAIIGIALSFAVKLAIERFLPLMTITITWQWIAIALVAAAAGAAISALYPAWRAARVDMIEALALE, encoded by the coding sequence ATGATCTACCTGCCCCTGGCCAACATCCTGCACCACTCGCTGCGCAGCGTCCTGTCGGCGCTGGGCATCGGCGTGGGCGTGTGCATGCTGATCGCCCTGGCGGGGCTGGCCAGCGGCACCGTCGGCGAAGTTGCCGACCGATGGGAATCCGTCGATGCCGATCTGATCGTCTTCCCCAGAGGCTGGGGCGACAACGCCGTGAACAAGTCCGGCTCGGCCCTGAGCGACAAGCTGGTCAGCCTCATCCTCGCCTCTCATGGCGACATTGTCGAGCGGGCCGTTCCAGTCTTCACCGACAACGTCAAGTTCGGCCGCCAGAACCAGATGGTCGCCGGCGTGGACCCGCACCAGTGGGACATGCTGTCCGGCGGGCGGCGGTTGTCGGCAGGGCGCCTCTTCGACCGCGACAACCGCTTCGCCGCGTGGATCGAGCAGCAGCTCCTGACTGAGCGCGCGGAGGAGTTGAGCATCGAACCGGCCGACCTGTCATCGCCGCAGCACAACGGGCTGGAGATCGTAATTGACGAGCGTCTGGCGGCCGTCGAGGGCTACCGGGTGGGCGATGTCGTCTCGGGCGCCAATCATCAATGGACGGTCACGGGGATCGTGCCGGCCGGGGCGATGACGCGGGTCTTCATGCCCCGCCGCACGGCGCAGTACCTTTTCGGCAGCGGCAACATTTCTCGCAGCACGCTGATCTTCATCAAGCTCAAGCGCGGCGTCAACGCGGGGCCGGCGGCGCGGGCCATCGAGGCCACTGTCGAGAACGACGTCAAGGGCATCAGCGAATACCGCGGCATGCTGCTGCGCACGTGGAAGATGATGTTCACGTACATCAACATCGTCAACGGGATCGCTGTGGCAATCGCATTCCTGTTCACCATGATCACGCTGTACACGATGGTGCTCCAGCAGCGGCGCGAGATCGCCATCCTCAAATCCTGCGGCGCGGGGTGGGCGTTTATCCTGCGACAGGTGCTGGGCGAGGCGATGCTGCTTGCGGCCGGCGGAGCGATCATCGGCATCGCCCTGAGCTTTGCCGTCAAGCTGGCCATCGAGCGATTCCTCCCGCTGATGACGATCACCATCACCTGGCAGTGGATCGCTATTGCCCTGGTCGCCGCGGCGGCCGGCGCGGCCATCAGCGCCCTGTACCCCGCCTGGCGGGCGGCACGCGTGGACATGATCGAGGCCTTGGCACTGGAATGA
- a CDS encoding ABC transporter ATP-binding protein — protein MSTGDYILEGRGLRKSFGKGAARTDVLRGLDLDVRRGEFIAVMGPSGCGKSTLLHVLGLMAVPDEGTVLLDGLPVPTANAARTLRRRQDIGFVFQRFNLLGTLSAADNIAISLKVRGIARDGRAAELFEALDISHVARRKPSQMSIGEQQRVAVARALAHRPKLLLADEPTGNLDSANAEALLKLFQTINRQQNQTIVMITHSAEAAAAADRVVGMKDGRIIETP, from the coding sequence ATGAGCACGGGCGACTACATCCTGGAAGGGCGCGGGCTGCGCAAGAGCTTCGGCAAAGGCGCCGCCCGAACCGACGTGCTGCGCGGGCTGGACCTGGACGTGCGACGCGGGGAGTTCATCGCCGTCATGGGACCCTCCGGTTGCGGAAAGAGCACCCTGCTGCACGTGCTGGGGCTGATGGCCGTGCCCGACGAGGGCACGGTGCTGCTGGACGGGCTGCCCGTGCCGACCGCCAACGCCGCCCGCACACTACGCCGCCGGCAGGATATCGGGTTTGTTTTCCAGCGGTTCAACCTGCTGGGAACGCTCTCGGCGGCGGACAACATCGCCATCTCGCTCAAGGTGCGCGGGATCGCCCGCGACGGGCGGGCGGCGGAACTGTTCGAGGCCCTGGACATCTCGCACGTCGCGAGGCGAAAGCCTTCGCAGATGTCGATCGGCGAGCAGCAGCGCGTCGCCGTCGCCAGAGCCCTGGCGCACCGCCCCAAGCTGCTGCTGGCCGACGAACCGACGGGCAACCTCGACTCGGCCAACGCTGAGGCGCTGCTGAAACTCTTCCAGACGATCAACCGCCAACAGAACCAGACCATCGTGATGATCACGCACTCGGCAGAGGCGGCCGCCGCGGCCGACCGCGTCGTGGGGATGAAAGATGGACGCATCATTGAAACTCCCTGA
- a CDS encoding HAD family phosphatase, producing MNGASNMACQGVIFDMDGTIVEPLLDFDAIRARLDIAAEEGIIEAIAAMPAPRRQHATDWLEAQELDVARRARLMPGAAVTLARIRAAGLKTALLTRNTAAAMRTVLGRFPDLAFDLTMSREDAKIKPEPDGILLACRNLGIDPHYTICVGDFLYDLIAAKAAGAVAVLLAPDRRPDFAHRADHVIASLAELPALLGSNSVVGRT from the coding sequence ATGAACGGCGCGAGCAACATGGCCTGCCAAGGCGTGATCTTCGACATGGACGGCACGATCGTCGAGCCGCTGCTCGATTTCGACGCCATCCGCGCGCGGCTGGATATCGCGGCCGAGGAGGGAATCATCGAGGCCATCGCCGCCATGCCCGCCCCCCGTCGCCAGCACGCCACGGACTGGCTGGAGGCACAGGAGCTGGACGTTGCCCGCAGAGCCCGTCTGATGCCCGGGGCCGCCGTGACGCTGGCAAGGATTCGCGCCGCGGGGCTCAAGACCGCCCTGCTGACCCGCAACACCGCCGCGGCGATGCGCACCGTCCTGGGGCGCTTCCCCGACCTGGCGTTCGACCTGACGATGTCGCGCGAGGACGCAAAGATCAAGCCCGAGCCCGACGGGATTCTGCTGGCCTGCCGTAACCTCGGCATCGATCCGCACTACACTATCTGCGTGGGCGATTTCCTCTATGACCTGATCGCCGCCAAGGCCGCCGGGGCCGTGGCGGTCCTGCTGGCCCCGGACCGCCGTCCCGATTTCGCCCATCGGGCCGACCACGTCATCGCCAGCCTGGCCGAACTGCCCGCCCTGCTGGGCTCGAACTCCGTGGTGGGACGCACATGA
- a CDS encoding L-threonylcarbamoyladenylate synthase: MKTDIIHHDSHAQIDQAALQGVQVLQAGGLVGFATETVYGVAALATLPDAMERLRILKDRPKRPFSVHMGSPQDLRRYVTDVPPDAQRLIDRAWPGPVTLVLPAGSRLADGSLQERGLYDVLCSEGTIGLRCPSSALSRRMLSLAAEPVVASSANLAGGRSATTAQDALETLDGRIDLLIDSGPTRYAKDSTIVQFSSAGGWKMLREGVVDEATLAELTSRTILFICTGNTCRSPIAEGLARMMLAAKLGCRCEELPRRGYRVLSAGIVAPDGARATPEAIDAAAELGADISAHRSTSLTGELASSADILLCMSPMHVDEVRRIAPSAVSRTELLDEDQPVSDPLGGGSGTYRQAARQIARALAQRLEKGQL, encoded by the coding sequence ATGAAGACGGACATCATCCATCACGACAGCCACGCTCAGATCGACCAGGCCGCCCTGCAAGGCGTGCAGGTGCTTCAGGCCGGCGGGCTGGTGGGCTTTGCCACCGAGACCGTCTACGGGGTGGCCGCCCTGGCGACGCTGCCCGACGCGATGGAGCGCCTTCGCATTCTCAAGGACCGCCCCAAGCGCCCCTTCAGCGTCCACATGGGCTCGCCCCAGGACCTGCGGCGGTACGTCACCGACGTGCCGCCCGACGCCCAGCGACTGATCGACCGCGCCTGGCCGGGTCCCGTTACGCTCGTGCTGCCGGCGGGGTCTCGTCTGGCCGATGGCTCCCTGCAGGAACGCGGGCTCTACGACGTCCTGTGCAGCGAAGGGACGATTGGCCTGCGCTGCCCGAGTTCAGCGCTGTCGCGGCGGATGCTCTCGCTTGCGGCTGAGCCGGTGGTGGCCTCGAGCGCGAACCTGGCCGGCGGGCGGTCGGCCACCACGGCCCAGGACGCGCTGGAGACCCTCGACGGAAGAATCGACCTGCTGATCGACTCCGGGCCCACTCGCTACGCCAAGGATAGCACCATCGTGCAGTTCTCATCCGCCGGCGGATGGAAAATGTTGCGAGAGGGCGTCGTGGACGAGGCGACGCTGGCCGAACTGACCAGCCGAACGATCCTGTTCATCTGCACGGGCAACACCTGCCGAAGTCCCATCGCCGAGGGCCTGGCCAGGATGATGCTGGCCGCAAAGCTCGGCTGCCGCTGCGAGGAACTCCCGCGCCGCGGCTATCGCGTGCTCTCGGCGGGCATCGTGGCGCCCGATGGCGCGAGGGCGACGCCCGAGGCGATCGACGCCGCCGCCGAACTCGGCGCCGACATCTCCGCCCATCGAAGCACAAGTTTGACTGGCGAGCTGGCCTCGTCGGCCGATATACTTCTGTGCATGTCGCCTATGCACGTGGACGAGGTTCGCCGCATCGCCCCGTCTGCCGTGAGCCGCACCGAATTGCTGGACGAAGACCAGCCGGTTTCCGACCCACTGGGCGGTGGGTCCGGTACATACCGCCAGGCGGCGCGGCAAATTGCCCGGGCGTTGGCCCAGCGCCTGGAAAAAGGACAACTATGA
- a CDS encoding SWIM zinc finger family protein gives MLELLQGRLSQGVMEIITHRDNGLFPDPPEISLQCSCPDWADMCKHVAAVLYGVGARLDKKPELLFVLRNVDHLELVEQAAAGQSLASAADSGSKTIADADLSDVFGIEIDGSQPSPVPSVVKGKVEDGKRKSKKATSRTKVTKKRVKAKRKARKD, from the coding sequence GTGCTGGAACTGCTCCAGGGGCGGCTTTCTCAAGGCGTCATGGAGATCATCACCCACCGCGACAACGGCTTGTTCCCCGACCCGCCGGAGATATCGCTGCAGTGCTCGTGCCCCGACTGGGCGGACATGTGCAAGCATGTAGCGGCTGTTCTCTACGGCGTGGGGGCTCGTCTGGACAAGAAGCCGGAACTGTTGTTTGTCCTACGTAACGTGGACCACCTGGAACTGGTCGAACAGGCGGCCGCGGGCCAATCGCTGGCATCCGCGGCGGACTCGGGAAGCAAAACGATTGCCGACGCGGACCTGTCCGATGTATTCGGCATCGAGATTGATGGATCGCAACCTTCGCCCGTGCCGTCCGTTGTCAAAGGGAAGGTTGAAGATGGAAAACGCAAGAGCAAGAAGGCGACGAGCCGTACCAAGGTCACGAAGAAGCGAGTGAAGGCCAAGCGGAAGGCACGGAAGGACTAG